A section of the Salmo salar chromosome ssa05, Ssal_v3.1, whole genome shotgun sequence genome encodes:
- the LOC106605665 gene encoding B-cell receptor CD22-like, with translation MHSAGGVAVAAMWLFETTSVIMVITLTSPGVCGGNWGVTFNDTAPCALKGSSVVFGCSYDYPSNQIITNTFWKFTTQKDDTNVFDQYGGHVEYLGNKKHNCTLRINNLNSSDENSYLFRFKTVNNNGQLNAWSSTSVSLTLTGLTAEVNPATVREGEKVTLKCSTTCTLSNHPTIVWFRDGQSVSKTEFQANSDDSGRYRCADQGQDLLSSAPVSLDVQYAPKNVTLSVNPSGDVVKGNSVTLTCSCSANPPVLAYTLYKESGQPLATLTPSQSHTIRSISLTDSGGYYCQAQNEVSVVKSNVTSLNVQYPPEDTSVSVSPSGPVVEGIFVNLTCSSHANPAVSYTWYRVNGRSPVQSGTQLILEKVSPANSGRYYCEAQNKHGALNSSLLLLDVLYPPRNTLVSVSFSVPLLEGSSVNLTCSSHANPAVENYTWFKKDGTDTSQTGSGEVLALTSLPSSDSGQYFCEARNREGAHNSTVVSLTIQGANQATKTFQMPVYISSAATVFMVIILVLFLWMWKSPIKLCQKTAVDKEDDQNTVLSSRRTSNDPATQETRTEEQENALYANVQLPPSHTHHQDSSLYSVVKPPALQNPPDPHYATFDFQQFHSSIDKAQLSGLHEDDVVYSTMKPRQVNMTDNLQYASIQFPLPSPSARSEERLEVDHSVIYSTIAKPEA, from the exons ATGCATTCTGCAGGAGG TGTTGCAGTTGCTGCAATGTGGCTCTTTGAAACAACCAGTGTGATAATGGTGATTACTCTCACGTCGCCAG GTGTTTGTGGGGGTAATTGGGGTGTGACTTTCAACGATACAGCTCCATGTGCCTTAAAAGGGTCATCAGTGGTGTTTGGATGCAGTTATGACTACCCCTCAAACCAGATTATAACAAATACCTTCTGGAAGTTCACGACTCAAAAAGATGACACAAATGTCTTTGATCAATACGGAGGACATGTAGAATACCTTGGAAATAAAAAACACAACTGCACCTTGAGAATTAATAACCTAAATAGTAGTGATGAAAATTCCTATCTCTTCAGATTTAAGACAGTTAATAATAATGGCCAACTGAATGCATGGAGCAGTACATCAGTTTCACTAACTCTGACAG GGCTGACAGCTGAAGTAAACCCTGCcactgtgagagagggagagaaggtgacacTAAAATGTAGCACAACCTGTACACTGAGTAACCATCCCACTATTGTCTGGTTCAGGGATGGACAATCAGTATCAAAAACAGAGTTTCAGGCAAATAGTGATGATTCTGGTAGATACCGATGTGCTGATCAAGGTCAAGATCTTCTCTCCTCTGCGCCAGTGTCTCTTGATGTCCAAT ATGCTCCAAAGAATGTCACATTGTCAGTCAATCCATCTGGAGATGTTGTTAAGGGTAACTCAGTCACTCTCACCTGCAGCTGCAGTGCAAACCCCCCTGTGTTGGCCTACACCCTGTATAAGGAGAGTGGACAGCCCCTTGCAACTCTGACACCATCGCAGAGTCACACTATTCGTAGCATCAGTCTCACAGACAGTGGAGGGTACTACTGCCAGGCACAAAATGAAGTCAGTGTTGTCAAGTCTAATGTAACTTCACTCAACGTTCAGT ACCCTCCTGAGGACACATctgtgtcagtcagtccctctggtcCAGTGGTAGAGGGCATCTTTGTGAATCTGACCTGTAGCAGCCATGCTAACCCAGCAGTGAGCTAcacctggtacagagtcaatgggagAAGCCCTGTCCAGTCAGGGACTCAGTTGATACTTGAGAAGGTCTCTCCTGCTAACTCAGGGAGGTATTACTGTGAGGCACAGAACAAACATGGAGCCCTCAACTCATCACTCCTGTTGCTTGATGTTCTGT atcCCCCAAGGAACACCTTGGTATCAGTCAGTTTCTCTGTCCCACTGTTAGAGGGAAGCTCTGTGAACCTGACCTGCAGCAGTCATGCCAACCCAGCAGTGGAGAACTACACCTGGTTTAAGAAGGATGGAACAGACACCTCACAGACAGGGTCAGGAGAGGTGTTGGCATTgacctctctaccctcctctgacAGTGGACAGTACTTCTGTGAGGCCAGGAACAGAGAAGGGGCTCACAACTCTACTGTGGTGTCTCTGACCATACAGGGTGCCAATCAAG CTACAAAGACTTTCCAAATGCCAGTTTACATCAGTTCCGCGGCCACAGTTTTCATGGTGATCATACTTGTTCTGTTCTTATGGATGTG GAAAAGCCCAATCAAATTATGTCAAAAGACTGCTGTGGACAAAGAG GACGATCAAAACACAGTCTTATCCAGTAGAAGAACCAGTAACGATCCAGCCACACAGGAAACTAGAACGGAGGAACAGGAAAATGCCCTCTATGCCAACGTTCAACTGCCTCCCTCTCACACCCACCACCAAGACAGTTCTCTGTACTCTGTGGTCAAGCCACCAGCTCTGCAGAACCCTCCTGACCCTCATTACGCTACTTTTGACTTCCAGCAGTTCCACAGCTCCATCGACAAGGCCCAACTCTCAGGACTCCATGAGGATGATGTTGTATACTCCACAATGAAACCCAGACAGGTCAACATGACAGACAACCTACAGTATGCCAGCATCCAGTTCCCACTCCCCAGTCCTTCTGCCAG ATCAGAAGAAAGGTTAGAGGTGGACCATTCTGTTATCTACTCCACTATTGCCAAACCTGAAGCCTGA